From one Rhizobium rosettiformans genomic stretch:
- a CDS encoding amino acid ABC transporter substrate-binding protein — protein MNNKFLSAAIGAAVLGFGASAASAATLDDVKAKGFVQCGVNTGLAGFASPDAAGNWTGFDVDYCKAVAAAIFGDATKVRYTPTTAQSRFTALQSGEVDMLARNTTWTISRDTALGFNFRTVNYYDGQGFMVTKGLNVSSALELSGAAVCVQSGTTTELNLADYFRANNLEYRPVVFEKLEEVNAAYAAGRCDVYTTDQSGLYSIRLTLTNPDDHIVLPEIISKEPLGPAVRQGDDQWFDIVSWTHYALVQAEEFGITQANVDEIKSSTTNPDIRRFLGAEADTKIGTDLGLTNDWAYNIIKGVGNYGEVFERNIGASTPLKIERGVNALWTNGGLQYAPPIR, from the coding sequence ATGAACAACAAGTTCCTGTCAGCTGCCATCGGCGCTGCGGTCCTGGGTTTTGGCGCGTCCGCAGCTTCCGCCGCGACGCTTGATGACGTGAAGGCCAAGGGTTTCGTGCAGTGCGGCGTGAACACGGGTCTTGCCGGCTTCGCTTCGCCGGACGCCGCCGGTAACTGGACCGGTTTCGACGTCGATTACTGCAAGGCTGTTGCCGCCGCCATCTTCGGTGATGCCACCAAGGTCAGGTACACACCGACCACCGCTCAGAGCCGTTTCACGGCACTGCAGTCTGGCGAAGTCGACATGCTCGCACGCAACACCACCTGGACCATCAGCCGCGACACCGCGCTCGGCTTCAACTTCCGCACCGTCAACTACTATGACGGCCAGGGCTTCATGGTCACCAAGGGCCTGAACGTAAGCTCCGCTCTCGAGCTCTCGGGCGCCGCCGTCTGCGTTCAGTCCGGCACGACAACCGAACTGAACCTCGCAGACTACTTCCGGGCCAACAACCTCGAATATAGGCCGGTTGTCTTCGAAAAGCTTGAAGAAGTGAACGCAGCCTACGCAGCCGGTCGTTGCGACGTCTACACCACGGACCAGTCGGGTCTCTATTCGATCCGCCTGACGCTGACCAACCCGGACGACCACATCGTTCTGCCGGAAATCATCTCGAAAGAGCCGCTTGGACCTGCCGTACGCCAGGGTGACGACCAGTGGTTCGACATCGTTTCGTGGACGCATTACGCCCTGGTACAGGCCGAAGAATTCGGCATCACCCAGGCCAATGTCGACGAGATCAAGTCTTCGACGACCAACCCGGACATCCGCCGCTTCCTCGGCGCCGAAGCCGACACCAAGATCGGCACTGACCTCGGCCTCACCAATGACTGGGCCTACAACATCATCAAGGGCGTCGGCAACTACGGCGAAGTCTTTGAGCGCAACATCGGCGCCAGCACCCCGCTCAAGATCGAGCGCGGCGTGAACGCCCTGTGGACCAACGGTGGCCTGCAGTACGCACCGCCGATCCGCTAA
- a CDS encoding cystathionine beta-lyase codes for MSKSKDWLASAGTDTRLCHIGYDPADYHGFVNPPVVHASTVLFPNARAMETRTQPYTYGTRGTPTTDALCKAIDELEGSAGTILVPSGLAAITVPFLAFLSAGDHALIVDSVYSPCRHFCDTMLMRLGVEVEYYDPEIGSEIERLIRPNTKLVHTEAPGSNTMEMQDIRAISDAAHKHGCVVTIDNTWATPLYFRALDFGADISIHAATKYPSGHSDILMGTVSANAKHWPVLKEANITLGICGAPDDSYQILRGLRTMGLRLEHHYKSALSVARWLEGRGDVGQVLHPALESFPGHAIWKRDFKGASGVFSFVLPAASRDKIKPKAHAFLDALQLFGLGWSWGGYESLAVLVNLEDRKIRKGPTDGVVIRLQIGLENVEDICADLERGFAAAAAV; via the coding sequence ATGAGCAAATCCAAAGACTGGCTGGCGTCTGCCGGCACCGACACGAGACTGTGCCATATCGGCTATGATCCGGCCGACTACCACGGCTTCGTCAATCCACCGGTGGTGCATGCCTCCACAGTCCTGTTTCCCAATGCGCGGGCCATGGAAACGCGGACCCAGCCCTACACCTATGGCACGCGCGGCACACCGACGACGGATGCTCTGTGCAAGGCGATCGATGAGCTGGAAGGGTCTGCCGGAACCATCCTCGTGCCGTCGGGCCTTGCCGCGATCACGGTTCCCTTCCTTGCCTTCCTGTCGGCCGGCGACCATGCGCTGATCGTCGATTCCGTCTATTCGCCCTGCCGCCATTTCTGCGACACGATGCTGATGCGCCTCGGTGTCGAGGTGGAGTATTACGATCCTGAGATCGGATCGGAAATCGAACGCCTTATCCGCCCGAACACCAAGCTTGTGCACACCGAAGCGCCAGGCTCCAACACCATGGAAATGCAGGATATCAGGGCGATTTCCGACGCGGCCCACAAGCATGGCTGTGTCGTTACGATCGACAACACCTGGGCGACGCCGCTCTATTTCCGCGCCCTGGATTTTGGTGCCGACATCTCCATCCACGCCGCCACGAAATATCCATCGGGCCATTCCGACATCCTGATGGGGACAGTCTCGGCCAATGCCAAGCACTGGCCCGTACTCAAGGAAGCGAACATCACGCTCGGCATCTGCGGTGCGCCCGATGACAGCTATCAGATCCTGCGCGGCCTGCGCACGATGGGCCTGCGTCTGGAGCACCATTACAAGAGCGCTCTTTCGGTCGCGCGATGGCTGGAAGGACGAGGCGACGTTGGGCAGGTCCTGCATCCGGCGCTTGAAAGCTTTCCCGGCCACGCCATCTGGAAACGGGATTTTAAGGGCGCGAGTGGCGTCTTCTCCTTCGTCCTTCCGGCAGCCTCCAGGGACAAGATCAAGCCCAAGGCGCATGCCTTCCTCGACGCCTTGCAGCTTTTCGGCCTTGGCTGGTCCTGGGGCGGCTACGAGAGCCTCGCGGTTCTGGTCAATCTCGAAGACCGCAAGATCCGTAAGGGGCCGACCGACGGCGTGGTGATCAGGCTTCAGATCGGCCTGGAGAATGTCGAGGATATCTGCGCTGATCTCGAGCGCGGATTTGCAGCGGCAGCCGCAGTCTGA
- a CDS encoding FAD-dependent monooxygenase — protein sequence MSIKHAAIVGAGVAGLTAALSLAAKGISSDIIEQAPQLGEVGAGLQLSPNATRVLDALGVLPELERHWVEPTAISLVSGKDLHPLASVPAGQFARKRWGHPYGVLHRSTLQQGLLRAVLNQPLCRLHLGHRVQGVGGDALASITHRKPDLVIGADGAWSVARDAIVGAPSVSFSGNIAWRFTVSQAAAPGFLSRTGVTAYLGAKAHLVSYPLNEIEGFNLVAIAAGTRSDESWAIDADAARRAMLLEQFSGWHRDIRTILAGAERPTFWPLYQASEGNWHNGRDTILIGDAAHAMMPFSAQGAAMAIEDAFALAAHVARAPLPSALATFTTERKARAARVKARGEFNRFAYHARGPFRLGRDIVLSLRSPETLAADLDWLYGHRIDG from the coding sequence ATGTCCATCAAGCACGCCGCCATCGTCGGAGCCGGGGTGGCGGGGCTGACTGCTGCCCTGTCGCTCGCCGCCAAGGGCATTTCCTCCGATATCATCGAGCAGGCGCCGCAACTCGGAGAAGTCGGCGCCGGGCTGCAGCTGTCGCCCAATGCGACGCGCGTCCTCGACGCGCTTGGCGTACTCCCCGAACTCGAGCGTCACTGGGTGGAGCCGACGGCAATCAGCCTCGTCTCGGGCAAGGACCTTCACCCACTGGCATCGGTTCCCGCCGGACAATTCGCCAGGAAGCGCTGGGGTCATCCTTACGGCGTTCTGCATCGTTCGACCCTTCAGCAAGGACTTCTGCGGGCGGTGCTCAACCAACCGCTCTGCCGGCTGCATCTCGGCCATCGGGTACAGGGCGTTGGGGGCGATGCCCTGGCCTCGATCACCCATCGCAAACCTGATCTGGTCATCGGCGCCGATGGCGCCTGGTCAGTCGCCCGCGATGCGATCGTCGGTGCGCCGAGCGTCAGTTTTTCCGGCAACATCGCCTGGCGCTTCACCGTCAGCCAGGCTGCGGCGCCGGGCTTTCTGTCCCGGACGGGTGTGACCGCCTATCTCGGCGCCAAGGCGCATCTCGTCAGCTATCCATTGAACGAGATAGAGGGCTTCAACCTGGTTGCCATTGCTGCCGGAACGAGGAGCGACGAGAGCTGGGCGATCGATGCGGATGCGGCGCGGCGCGCCATGCTGCTCGAACAGTTTTCGGGCTGGCACCGCGACATCAGAACCATTCTGGCCGGCGCGGAGCGCCCCACCTTTTGGCCTCTCTACCAGGCTTCCGAGGGCAACTGGCACAATGGGCGCGACACGATCCTGATTGGGGATGCGGCGCATGCGATGATGCCCTTTTCCGCACAGGGTGCAGCCATGGCCATCGAGGATGCCTTTGCGCTGGCGGCCCATGTCGCGCGGGCACCCCTGCCCTCAGCGCTTGCTACCTTCACGACCGAACGCAAGGCGCGCGCCGCCCGGGTCAAGGCCCGCGGCGAATTCAACCGCTTCGCCTACCATGCACGCGGCCCGTTCCGGCTCGGGCGCGACATCGTGTTGTCGCTGCGCTCACCCGAGACGCTCGCCGCCGACCTGGACTGGCTCTACGGCCACCGGATCGACGGCTGA
- a CDS encoding zinc-finger domain-containing protein, producing MAGHTIPHFQNDGGHRVIEVGVKEFMCTGASVPFDHPHIFIDMGHDNEKVCSYCSTLYRYNPSLKAEQTNPPGCVFHIKAA from the coding sequence ATGGCCGGCCACACCATTCCCCATTTTCAGAACGACGGCGGTCACCGCGTGATCGAAGTCGGCGTGAAGGAATTCATGTGCACCGGCGCGTCCGTGCCCTTCGACCATCCGCACATCTTCATCGACATGGGACACGACAATGAAAAAGTCTGCTCCTATTGCTCGACGCTCTATCGCTACAATCCGAGCCTGAAGGCTGAACAGACCAACCCGCCGGGCTGCGTCTTCCACATCAAGGCGGCGTGA
- a CDS encoding alpha/beta fold hydrolase, translating into MNLDAPPFSSFRNDGLDLAYFDDGDPAGDPVLLIHGFASSASVNWVYPGWLRTLGDAGYRVIGIDNRGHGGSAKPHDPEAYHPTAMAADAAALLSHLGIPDAHVMGYSMGARISAFLAIEHPDRVRSLVFGGLGIGMCDGVGDWDPIADALLAPSLDDVSHERGRMFRAFADQTKSDRLALAACIRTSRDLVRRDDIARVDIPTLIGVGTKDDIAGSPHELAELMPRAVALDIPNRDHMLAVGDRVFKKAALDFYSELAGS; encoded by the coding sequence ATGAATCTCGACGCGCCGCCGTTTTCCTCCTTCCGCAACGATGGCCTCGACCTCGCCTATTTCGACGATGGTGATCCGGCCGGCGACCCGGTGCTGCTGATTCATGGCTTTGCATCCTCGGCAAGCGTCAACTGGGTCTATCCCGGCTGGCTGCGCACGCTGGGCGATGCCGGCTATCGGGTGATCGGCATCGACAATCGCGGCCATGGCGGAAGTGCCAAGCCGCATGATCCGGAAGCCTATCACCCGACCGCGATGGCGGCTGATGCTGCCGCTTTGCTCAGCCATCTCGGGATCCCCGATGCCCATGTCATGGGCTATTCGATGGGGGCCCGAATTTCGGCCTTTCTGGCGATCGAACATCCCGATCGCGTCCGCTCGCTGGTCTTCGGCGGGCTTGGCATCGGCATGTGCGACGGTGTGGGTGACTGGGATCCGATCGCCGATGCGCTGCTTGCGCCGTCGCTCGATGACGTGTCCCACGAGCGGGGCCGGATGTTCCGCGCCTTCGCCGACCAGACCAAGTCGGATCGTCTGGCGCTCGCCGCCTGCATCCGTACGTCACGGGATCTGGTGCGCCGAGATGATATTGCCAGGGTCGACATCCCGACCCTGATCGGAGTCGGCACAAAGGATGACATCGCCGGATCCCCGCATGAACTGGCCGAACTCATGCCGCGGGCCGTGGCGCTCGATATCCCCAATCGCGACCATATGCTGGCGGTTGGAGATCGCGTGTTCAAGAAGGCAGCTCTCGACTTCTATTCGGAGCTGGCCGGAAGCTGA
- a CDS encoding enoyl-CoA hydratase-related protein, which produces MKQSISFANGFIKAFREAGTGLLILDNPQRKNAVTAAMWRAIPEAIHWLHVEAEARVIVISGAGAADFSAGADISEFTELRKDAQTARVYEASNSRAFAGIREAPVPIIAAIRGVCYGGGFGLAAAADLRIAASDAVFAVPAARLGLAYPADAVQDFVRGLGSQMARRALYTGAAMKASDLIGCGFLSEVTEPDELEQRVQILADTIAANAPLSLRASKLALRAVEQADDDLLREAEIIGATTFESADYREGRSAFAERRRPVFTGR; this is translated from the coding sequence ATGAAACAGTCGATCAGCTTCGCCAATGGCTTTATCAAAGCTTTCCGTGAGGCCGGAACGGGGCTGTTGATCCTCGACAATCCGCAACGCAAGAATGCCGTGACGGCGGCCATGTGGCGGGCAATCCCCGAGGCCATTCATTGGCTGCATGTCGAGGCGGAAGCACGCGTGATCGTGATTTCCGGGGCCGGCGCTGCGGACTTCAGCGCAGGCGCAGACATTTCGGAATTTACCGAATTACGCAAGGATGCTCAGACCGCACGCGTCTATGAGGCCTCGAACAGCCGCGCGTTTGCAGGAATTCGGGAGGCACCGGTTCCGATCATCGCAGCGATTAGGGGCGTCTGCTACGGCGGCGGGTTCGGCCTCGCAGCGGCGGCGGATCTGAGGATTGCGGCATCCGATGCGGTGTTTGCGGTCCCGGCCGCGAGACTTGGCCTCGCCTACCCGGCCGATGCAGTCCAGGATTTCGTGCGCGGTCTCGGCAGCCAGATGGCGCGACGCGCGCTCTACACCGGCGCGGCCATGAAGGCCTCAGACCTCATCGGCTGCGGCTTCCTGTCCGAAGTCACCGAGCCCGACGAGTTGGAACAGCGTGTTCAGATCCTGGCGGACACGATCGCCGCCAATGCGCCCCTGTCGCTGCGCGCGTCGAAGCTCGCCTTGCGCGCCGTCGAACAGGCCGACGACGACCTGCTGCGGGAAGCCGAGATCATTGGTGCAACGACCTTCGAAAGCGCCGACTATCGCGAGGGCCGCTCAGCCTTCGCCGAACGCCGACGGCCTGTTTTCACCGGCCGCTAA
- the cysE gene encoding serine O-acetyltransferase — translation MVAHNDVLKTETVKSMDPIWDSLRQEARVAADRDPMLAAFFHSTVLSHRSLEDCVIYRICERLDHSDVPAIVLRQAFEAMMADWPEWTGILRVDIQAVYDRDPACTRFLEPVLYFKGFHAIQTHRLAHWLWNNGRKDFALYLQSRSSNMFQTDINPAARIGKGIFLDHATGLVVGETARIGDNVSILHGVTLGGTGKEGADRHPKIGDGVMIGAGAKVLGNIEVGSCSRIAAGSVVLKPVPKCTTVAGVPARVVGEAGCAEPARSMDQMIASDD, via the coding sequence ATGGTCGCACACAACGACGTCCTCAAGACCGAGACCGTCAAGTCCATGGACCCGATCTGGGACAGCCTGCGGCAGGAAGCCCGCGTGGCCGCCGATCGCGATCCCATGCTGGCGGCCTTCTTCCACTCGACGGTGCTGAGCCACCGTTCGCTGGAAGACTGTGTGATCTACCGGATCTGCGAGCGGCTCGATCACTCCGACGTGCCGGCGATCGTGTTGCGCCAGGCGTTCGAGGCGATGATGGCAGATTGGCCGGAATGGACCGGGATTCTCCGCGTCGACATCCAGGCGGTCTACGACCGTGACCCGGCCTGCACGCGCTTCCTCGAGCCGGTCCTCTATTTCAAGGGATTCCATGCGATCCAGACCCACCGTCTGGCCCATTGGCTGTGGAACAATGGCCGGAAGGACTTTGCGCTTTATCTACAGAGCCGCTCGTCCAACATGTTCCAGACCGACATTAACCCGGCCGCACGGATCGGCAAGGGCATCTTCCTCGACCATGCGACCGGTCTCGTCGTTGGCGAAACCGCACGCATCGGAGACAATGTTTCCATCCTTCATGGTGTTACCCTGGGTGGTACCGGCAAGGAAGGCGCAGATCGACATCCGAAGATCGGTGATGGCGTGATGATCGGGGCAGGGGCCAAGGTTCTCGGCAATATTGAGGTCGGCAGCTGCTCGCGCATAGCCGCAGGCTCGGTTGTTCTGAAGCCCGTGCCGAAATGCACGACGGTCGCCGGCGTTCCCGCACGCGTGGTCGGGGAGGCGGGTTGTGCCGAGCCGGCGCGCTCGATGGACCAGATGATCGCCTCGGACGACTGA
- a CDS encoding DUF3126 family protein: MKPEELKKLDAYFKRTFNPTMSVKARPRKDDSAEVYVGDEFLGVVFKDDEDGDLSYNFSMAILDVDL; the protein is encoded by the coding sequence GTGAAGCCCGAAGAACTGAAGAAGCTCGACGCCTATTTCAAGCGCACCTTCAACCCGACGATGAGTGTGAAGGCCCGTCCGCGCAAGGACGATTCCGCTGAAGTGTATGTCGGTGACGAGTTCCTTGGCGTTGTCTTCAAGGACGACGAAGACGGTGACCTCTCCTACAACTTCTCCATGGCGATCCTCGACGTCGATCTGTGA
- a CDS encoding phasin family protein encodes MFNIDDASKKSKEAMDTMLKNYSEVTKGFQAIATEATDYSKKSFQDLASFMEAMTSVKSVEAAFELQTSFMKSSYESFVAEATKMGEMYADLAKIAYKPYEGTINKAMAPMSSAA; translated from the coding sequence ATGTTCAACATCGATGACGCCAGCAAAAAGAGCAAGGAAGCCATGGACACCATGCTGAAGAATTATTCGGAAGTGACCAAGGGTTTCCAGGCCATCGCCACCGAGGCAACGGACTACTCCAAGAAGTCGTTCCAGGATCTCGCGTCCTTCATGGAAGCCATGACTTCGGTCAAGAGCGTCGAGGCGGCCTTCGAGCTCCAGACGTCCTTCATGAAGTCCTCCTACGAGAGCTTTGTCGCAGAAGCGACCAAGATGGGCGAAATGTATGCCGATCTCGCCAAGATCGCCTACAAGCCTTACGAGGGCACAATCAACAAGGCCATGGCGCCGATGTCGTCGGCTGCCTGA
- the clpS gene encoding ATP-dependent Clp protease adapter ClpS, translating to MTAKPVFMQSQGDGDNANRGTSVITRTKPKTKKPNLYRVLLLNDDYTPMEFVIHILERFFQKDREAATRIMLHVHNHGVGECGVFTYEVAETKVSQVMDFARQHEHPLQCVMEKK from the coding sequence ATGACTGCCAAGCCGGTCTTCATGCAGAGCCAGGGTGACGGGGACAATGCCAATCGCGGCACCTCGGTGATCACCCGCACCAAGCCGAAGACGAAGAAGCCGAACCTGTATCGCGTCCTGCTTCTGAACGACGACTACACCCCGATGGAATTCGTGATCCATATCCTGGAGCGCTTCTTCCAGAAGGACAGGGAAGCCGCCACCCGCATCATGCTGCACGTCCACAATCATGGTGTCGGGGAATGTGGTGTCTTCACCTACGAAGTCGCCGAAACCAAAGTCTCACAGGTGATGGATTTCGCCAGGCAACATGAACATCCGCTTCAATGCGTCATGGAAAAGAAGTGA
- the clpA gene encoding ATP-dependent Clp protease ATP-binding subunit ClpA: MPTFSPSLEKALHQALTYANERHHEYATLEHLLLALIDDADAAAVMGACNVNLDALRKTVADFVDNDLANLITGYDEDSKPTSSFQRVIQRAVIHVQSSGREEVTGANVLVAIFAERESNAAYFLQEQEMTRYDAVNYISHGIGKRPGASQVRSPRSSDEGEPEAKQGREPDEASSKGKQEALKAYCVNLNEKAKTGRIDPLIGRHDEVNRTIQVLCRRSKNNPLYVGDPGVGKTAIAEGLAKRIVEGKVPEALSDATIFSLDMGTLLAGTRYRGDFEERLKQVVKELEEYPGAVLFIDEIHTVIGAGATSGGAMDASNLLKPALSSGAIRCIGSTTYKEYRQFFEKDRALVRRFQKIDVNEPSIDDAIEIMKGLKPYFEDYHKLRYTNEAIKSAVELSARYISDRKLPDKAIDVIDETGAAQMLLPASRRRKLITEREIEATIATMARIPPKTVSKDDEMVLANLEKELRSVVYGQDKAIEALSTSIKLARAGLREPNKPIGSYVFSGPTGVGKTEVAKQLASSLGVELLRFDMSEYMERHTVSRLLGAPPGYVGFDQGGLLTDGVDQHPHSVVLLDEIEKAHPDIYNILLQVMDHGQLTDHNGKKIDFRNVILIMTTNAGASEMAKSAIGFGSSKRTGEDEEALNRLFTPEFRNRLDATIPFAPLPTEVIHQVVQKFVMQLEAQLSERNVTFDLSEPAIAWLAKNGYDEKMGARPLGRVIQEHIKKPLANEILFGKLKKGGVVKVGIKTDDTGAEVLDLESIAEVPAVKPKPEAEVTSAKPVKAKRKPAAKATAIVDEGEVAVIDEAPKQPKRSAVPKVPKKK, from the coding sequence GTGCCAACATTTTCACCCAGCCTCGAAAAAGCGCTGCATCAGGCCCTGACCTACGCCAACGAGCGTCACCATGAATATGCGACGCTGGAGCACCTGCTGCTCGCTCTGATCGACGACGCTGATGCCGCCGCCGTGATGGGGGCCTGCAACGTCAACCTCGATGCCTTGCGAAAGACTGTCGCCGATTTCGTCGACAACGATCTCGCCAATCTCATTACCGGCTATGACGAGGATTCTAAGCCGACTTCGAGCTTCCAGCGCGTCATCCAGCGGGCCGTGATCCATGTCCAGTCCTCGGGTCGCGAGGAAGTGACCGGCGCCAATGTGCTTGTTGCGATCTTCGCCGAGCGCGAAAGCAATGCCGCCTATTTTCTGCAGGAGCAGGAGATGACCCGCTACGATGCGGTCAACTACATCTCCCATGGCATCGGCAAGCGTCCGGGCGCGTCCCAGGTCCGCAGCCCGCGCAGCTCGGATGAAGGCGAGCCCGAGGCCAAGCAGGGCCGTGAGCCGGATGAAGCCTCGTCCAAGGGCAAGCAGGAGGCCCTGAAGGCCTATTGCGTCAATCTCAATGAGAAGGCCAAGACCGGTCGCATCGATCCCCTGATCGGTCGCCACGACGAAGTGAACCGCACCATCCAGGTTCTGTGCCGTCGTTCGAAGAACAACCCGCTTTACGTGGGTGATCCCGGCGTCGGCAAGACAGCGATCGCCGAAGGTCTCGCCAAGCGCATCGTCGAAGGTAAGGTGCCGGAAGCGCTCTCAGATGCCACGATCTTCTCGCTCGACATGGGCACGCTGCTCGCCGGCACCCGTTATCGCGGCGACTTCGAGGAGCGCCTGAAGCAGGTAGTCAAGGAACTCGAGGAGTACCCGGGTGCCGTGCTCTTCATCGACGAGATCCACACCGTCATCGGTGCGGGCGCCACTTCGGGCGGCGCCATGGACGCGTCGAACCTCTTGAAGCCGGCATTGTCTTCCGGTGCGATCCGCTGCATCGGCTCGACCACCTACAAGGAATATCGCCAGTTCTTCGAAAAGGACCGGGCGCTCGTCCGCCGCTTCCAGAAGATCGACGTCAACGAGCCGTCCATCGATGATGCGATCGAGATCATGAAGGGCCTGAAGCCCTATTTCGAGGACTATCACAAGCTCCGGTACACGAACGAGGCGATCAAGTCGGCTGTCGAGCTGTCGGCCCGCTACATCTCCGACCGCAAGCTGCCGGACAAGGCGATCGACGTGATCGACGAGACAGGTGCGGCCCAGATGCTGCTGCCGGCCTCGCGTCGGCGCAAGCTGATCACGGAGAGGGAAATCGAGGCTACCATCGCGACGATGGCACGCATTCCCCCGAAGACGGTGTCGAAGGACGACGAGATGGTGCTTGCCAATCTCGAAAAGGAACTGCGGTCCGTCGTCTACGGCCAGGACAAGGCAATCGAAGCCCTGTCGACCTCGATCAAGCTTGCCCGTGCCGGCCTGCGCGAACCTAACAAGCCGATCGGCTCTTACGTCTTCTCCGGCCCGACGGGCGTCGGCAAGACGGAAGTGGCCAAGCAGCTTGCCTCGTCGCTCGGTGTCGAACTCCTGCGCTTCGACATGTCGGAATACATGGAGCGGCACACGGTCTCGCGTCTGCTCGGTGCGCCTCCCGGCTATGTCGGCTTCGACCAGGGCGGCCTGCTGACCGATGGCGTCGACCAGCATCCGCATTCGGTCGTGCTGCTCGATGAAATCGAAAAGGCGCATCCGGACATCTACAACATCCTGCTGCAGGTCATGGACCATGGCCAGCTGACCGACCACAACGGCAAGAAGATCGACTTCCGCAACGTCATCCTGATCATGACGACCAATGCGGGCGCGTCGGAAATGGCGAAATCTGCGATCGGCTTCGGTTCATCCAAGCGGACCGGAGAAGACGAGGAGGCACTCAACCGCCTGTTCACGCCGGAATTCCGCAACCGCCTCGATGCGACGATCCCGTTTGCGCCGCTGCCGACGGAAGTCATCCATCAGGTGGTGCAGAAGTTCGTGATGCAGCTGGAAGCGCAGCTGTCCGAGCGCAACGTCACCTTCGATCTGTCCGAGCCCGCAATCGCCTGGCTGGCGAAGAACGGTTACGACGAGAAGATGGGTGCCCGTCCGCTGGGACGTGTCATCCAGGAGCACATCAAGAAGCCGCTCGCCAACGAGATCCTCTTTGGCAAGCTGAAGAAGGGCGGCGTCGTCAAGGTCGGGATCAAGACCGACGACACCGGCGCCGAAGTGCTCGATCTGGAGTCGATTGCAGAGGTGCCCGCCGTCAAGCCGAAGCCGGAAGCCGAAGTGACCTCGGCCAAGCCTGTCAAGGCGAAGCGCAAGCCGGCGGCCAAGGCGACGGCGATTGTCGATGAAGGCGAGGTCGCCGTCATCGACGAGGCACCGAAGCAGCCGAAGCGCTCAGCTGTGCCGAAGGTGCCGAAAAAGAAGTAA
- a CDS encoding AzlC family ABC transporter permease, protein MSSATSDISHTRWFFTGMRGLFSLPAIILMISFVGFSAFALESGVSRAEAMFMTVAVWALPAKMILIGTMTSGANLLAIFLAVSLSSIRMMPMVASLVPEMRTERTPTWLLLFLSHFIAITAWVFAMGSFKTVPREGRVAYFAGFGITLVTINMILVGVCYGLVAKFPPVVAGLLFFLTPVYFIASIWATGRQSVVKVGFIVGAVSGPLLALVMPGFDILVAGLGGGTLAYLFDRYVIRGGQKQETVAIAEPTAQTDEVV, encoded by the coding sequence ATGTCTTCGGCCACTTCCGATATTTCCCATACACGGTGGTTTTTCACCGGCATGCGCGGCCTCTTCAGCCTGCCTGCGATCATCCTGATGATTTCATTCGTCGGCTTCTCCGCCTTCGCCCTCGAATCGGGCGTCAGCCGCGCGGAAGCGATGTTCATGACGGTCGCCGTGTGGGCTTTGCCCGCCAAGATGATCCTGATCGGCACCATGACCAGCGGCGCCAATCTGCTGGCGATCTTCCTCGCCGTGTCGCTCTCCTCCATCCGCATGATGCCCATGGTCGCCTCGCTCGTGCCGGAAATGCGCACCGAACGCACGCCGACATGGCTCTTGCTCTTCCTGTCGCATTTCATCGCGATCACCGCCTGGGTCTTTGCCATGGGCAGCTTCAAGACTGTGCCGAGGGAAGGGCGGGTCGCCTATTTCGCCGGCTTCGGCATCACCTTGGTGACGATCAACATGATCCTCGTCGGGGTCTGCTACGGGCTGGTGGCGAAGTTCCCCCCTGTTGTTGCCGGTCTGCTCTTCTTCCTGACGCCGGTCTATTTCATCGCATCGATCTGGGCGACGGGCCGCCAGTCCGTGGTCAAGGTGGGCTTCATCGTCGGTGCGGTATCCGGCCCGCTCCTGGCGCTGGTCATGCCCGGTTTTGACATCCTGGTTGCCGGGCTCGGCGGCGGCACGCTGGCCTACCTCTTCGACCGCTATGTGATCCGGGGAGGACAGAAGCAGGAAACCGTCGCTATCGCCGAGCCGACCGCTCAGACAGACGAGGTGGTCTGA
- a CDS encoding AzlD domain-containing protein produces the protein MQDYWPYIVIIVAGWLATDIWRWLGVLAGNRLQEGSEALNWVRAVATALVMAVTAKLVVFPTGTLETSPLWLRLAAAALGFAAFLLAGQRVIVGVLVPLAILGAGLLWL, from the coding sequence ATGCAGGACTACTGGCCTTATATCGTCATCATCGTTGCGGGCTGGCTTGCCACGGACATTTGGCGCTGGCTCGGTGTCCTAGCCGGAAACCGGCTGCAGGAGGGATCCGAAGCGCTGAACTGGGTGAGGGCGGTCGCGACGGCTCTGGTGATGGCGGTGACGGCAAAACTCGTCGTCTTCCCGACAGGCACACTCGAAACCTCGCCGCTCTGGCTGAGGCTGGCGGCGGCTGCACTCGGCTTTGCCGCCTTCCTGCTGGCCGGTCAGCGCGTGATCGTCGGAGTCCTGGTTCCCCTGGCGATCCTGGGTGCCGGCCTGCTCTGGCTCTGA